The Cellulophaga lytica DSM 7489 nucleotide sequence GGAAATGAAATGGCGGTAAATAGTGTAATACTAGCTACCGGACATTCTGCTAGAGATATTTATTATTTACTACATAAAAAAGAAATTGCATTACAAGCTAAATCTTTTGCTATGGGTGTACGTGTAGAACATCCGCAACATATAATAGACAGCATACAATACCATTGCAGCGGACAAAGAGATGAGTTACTACCCGCAGCTGCATACAGCCTTGTAGAACAAGTAAAAGGTAGAGGTGTATACTCATTTTGTATGTGCCCAGGCGGATTTATAGTACCTGCTGCAACAGCTCCAGGAGAGGTTGTGGTAAATGGTATGTCTCCATCTAAACGAAATAATTTATATGCAAACTCTGGTATTGTTGTAGAAATTAATGTTGATGAAGATATTCCTAAATACAATAAGTTTGGGGTTTTAAAAGGGTTAGAATACCAGAAAGACCTAGAAAAACTAGCTTTTACCGCAGGAGGAAGAAGTCAAGTTGCACCTGCACAACGATTAACAGATTTTGTAGAAGGAAGATTATCTACAACACTAAATGAAACATCATACCAACCAGGATTAAAATCTGCTCCACTACACTCTTTATTTCCTAAACTAATTGGAAGTCGTTTACGAGGCGGATTTAAGGCATTTGGAGATAAAATGAATGGGTATTACACCTCTGAAGCTAATATTATTGGGGTAGAATCTAGAACCTCATCTCCTGTTAATATTCCAAGAACAGAAAAATTAGAACATCCAGAAATTAAAGGTTTATTTCCTTGTGGTGAAGGCGGTGGCTATGCAGGTGGTATAATTTCTGCTGCTATGGATGGCGAAAGATGTGCAGAAGCAGCAGTTGCAAAAATATAATTTATAGTGACTAAAACTAGCCTTTAGCAATAAGCTTTAGGCTATTGTAATATTACATTGTTTTAAATAAACAATACCACAACACAAGACTTAATGCATTTTACTTAGTAGTTCCTAACTTTAGTTGTTCTGTTGCGCTTTTTTTATAATAGCTTTTAAGCGTTCTTTACGTAAAGCTTCTTCTTTTTTCTTCTTATTTATTTTTCTGGCCATTAACTTAGAGTGTTTAGCCTTATTTAATGTATTTTTTTCTTTTCCTGTTTTACCCATAACTAGCTCTTTTTTAAACACTTTTATATCAACCTAAAACAAAAACTTATCTTTTTTTTACTTTTTTTAAAACCCTACTTCAAATTATCTCGTTAGTATGGCAAGAGTGTATAAGTTTTTATAGCTTTGGTAGCTGCAAAAATAACACTTAAAAATACAATAGTAACAAAGTTGTTTTAAAGCATATAATGATACGTAGCAAACAATATATATTAAAAATTATAGCAATAAGTATAAGCTTATTGTATGTGCTACATCCATTGCAACATCAAATTAAAGATGGTTTACACGCTATTTCTCACGCTATAGACTCCCATACAGTTGCTGTACATACACATAGTCATACCTCAACAGCTGGGCATAACCATAGTCATACACACGCTCAAGACCACGAGCATCAAATAATTACATTTATAAACAATCTTTTTAGTGAAGCAGAAAACAATTCTAATGATGGCCTTGTACAGCAAGTTAAAATAGATAAACATATTGTAGACACAACTACTTACACTATTAAAAATTATAGTATACTACCCACTAATTATATATATACTAGCCCATATAAAACTGCAAAAGGCTACATATTAGCAGCAAAAAAACCACCCAAAAGCCCACTTGTTTAACACTGCTTATAAACAGCAGACAAATTCATAATTATTTTATAAAAGTACTAGTTACTACAGGCTGTTTTATGCCTATAAGTTAGCTATGTATACACATTACTGGTATCCTAAATTTAGAACAATATTACAGTTTTAAACAGGGTACTTTTTACAACAAACTACAACAAATGAAAAATTTTATAGCAATACTACTGCTCTTAACAGGTATTGGCAGTATACAAGCACACGAGTTAAAAGGTACAATAGTATCTAACAACAACACACCTATAGAAGGTGTTAGTGTGTACAACCAAACAACAGGTAATTACACCTACTCTAATACATCTGGTTATTTTAAATTAAATAATGTTTCTTTAAATGACGTTGTTTTCTTTTACAATCTAGGGTACGCAACAAAAGAAATTACAATTACAGAGAAACACTTAAACACTACTGTAAAAATTAGTTTAACAGAAAGTGCTGTGTCTTTAGACCAAGTAGTTTTGGTTTCTAATGTTAATACCTTAAGTACATTTTTAAATGTAGATGTTAAAACAAATCCTGTAAAGTCATCACAAGAAATTTTACGTAAAGTTCCTGGACTAATTATTGGTCAGCATGCTGGTGGTGGTAAAGCAGAACAAATATTTTTACGCGGGTTTGATATTGACCACGGTACAGACGTTGCCATAAGCGTAGATGGCTTACCAGTAAATATGGTATCTCATGCACACGGACAAGGTTATGCAGATATGCACTTTATTATACCAGAAACTATAGATAACATAGATTTTGGCAAAGGCCCTTATTACGCAAATGTTGGTAATTTTAACACTGCGGGTTATGTTAACTTAAAAACCAAGAAAAAATTAGACAACAATTTACTATCTGTAGAAGCCGGACAGTTTAACAGCTTACGTGCAGTAAGTATGCTTAAGTTGTTAGATGAAGAACAAAATAATATGTATTTAGCTTCTGAGCTTGTACTTACAGATGGTGTTTTTGATTCTCCTCAGAATTTTAATAGAATTAATCTAATGGGACGTTATAACTATAATAATTATGACGATCAAGAATTTACTATTACAGCTAGTCATTTTCAAAGTAAATGGGATGCTTCTGGTCAAATACCTCAGCGTGCGGTAGACCAAGGTTTAATTGGTAGGTTTGGCGCTATAGATGATACTGAAGGTGGTAAAACTAGCAGGTCTAACCTATGGTTTAATCACACCAAACAATTTAATGATCACGAGTCTCTTACTTCAAAGGCATTTGTATCTAAGTACGACTTTGAGTTGTTCTCTAACTTTACCTTCTTTCTAGAAGACCCTGTAAATGGAGATCAAATAAAACAAAAAGAGTCTCGTAGTATTTTTGGAGCAGAATCTGTTTACGCTCATAATTATCACTTTAATAAAGATAACTCACAGTTAAAATTAGAAGCTGGTGTTGGTTTTAGGTATGATGATGTTAATGACGTGGAGCTATCGCACACAGCTAACAGGCAAACTACTTTAGAAACTTACGCTTTAGGTGATATTGATGAAGTTAATATGTATAGTTTTGTAAACGCTACGTACAAGAAAAACAGATGGACAATTAATCCTGGTTTGCGTTTAGATTATTTTAAAAACGACTATATAGATAAACTACAAGCTACATACACCAGTTTAAGTGAAGACAAGGTTTTTGTTAGTCCTAAGTTAAACTTTATTTATGCTGCTTCTCCTAGCGTGCAGTTATTTTTAAAATCGGGTATTGGTTTTCATTCTAATGACACACGCGTGGTTACTGCTAACAATGGTAAAGAGATATTACCTGCTGCTTATGGTAACGATTTGGGTGTTATTCTTAAACCATCATCTAAATTAGTTATTAATGCTGCTTTATGGAGCTTATTTTTAGAACAAGAATTTGTATATGTTGGTGATGCTGGAGTTGTAGAACCTAGTGGAAAAACACAACGTTATGGTGTAGATTTAGGTTTTAGATACAACATAAACCCTAATTTGTATTTGTATAGTGATGCAAACTACGCTTACGCCAGAAGCACAGAAGAAGCAGATGGTGAAGATTACATACCATTGGCTCCTTCATTAACCGCTGCTGGTGGTGTAACTTTTAAAAACTTAGGTAAGTTTTCTGGCGGATTAAATTACAGATACGTAAAAGACAGACCTGCTAATGAAGACAACTCTATTGTTGCAGACGGTTACTTTGTATCAGATTTTAATATTAGTTACAATACTAAAAACTGGACATACGGAGTTATTATAGAGAATTTGTTTGACACAGAGTGGAACGAGAGTCAGTTTGCTACAGAAACAAGGTTATTTAATGAAGATAATCCTATAGATGAAATTCATTTTACACCAGGTACTCCGTTCTTTTTAAAAGCTAAAGTTTCCGTAACTTTTTAAAAACGGTATTTTTATTGCACCTAGTAAACCCACAGCATTTGTTGTGGGTTTATTTTTTATCTGTCCAAACACAGACACCATTTTTTATAAAATTATAGTATATTTAGTTTAATGATTAGGAACTTTTTCTTTGTTTTATGCTGTATAACACTCTTTTCTTGTGCTAACAAAAGTGTAGAAAAGAAAGAAAACCCATATGTTTGGAAAACACTTAGCGTTAAAGCAACTGCATACAACTCTTTGGCATACCAAACCTCTTCTACCCCAACTATTGCTGCTTGGGGAGACAGTCTTAAACCCGGAGACAAATACATAGCTGTTTCTAAAGATCTTTTAAAATTAGGTTTAAACAGAAATACTGAAGTAAAACTAGAAGGGTTTAGCGGAACTTATTTGGTAAAAGATAAAATGCACTCTAAATGGCGTAACCGAATAGATATTTATATGGGAACAGATGTAAAAAAAGCTATAGAGTACGGTGTTAAAAAAATTAATTTACAGTACAAAATTCTTAAAGATAGCTTAAAAACACCTTAATTTTAAAGCGTTCTTCTTATCTTTAAAAAAACCTATTATACTAGTATTTAGTTAATATTTGCATTAGCTTGTAAATGATAGGAAAGTAATTTTAATACGACAAAATATTACAAATAAGATAACACTAGTATAACAATTATAATGTAGAAAGGAAATTGATTTATGTTAACTTGGAAAAATGTAATTCACTTTACCGTTAAAGGCAATTTAGAGCCCGATTTTAAAGTTGAAAAGTCAGATATTGAGTGGAAACAATTGCTAACACCAGAACAATACAGAATTACACGTAAAAAAGGTACAGAGCCAGCGCATAGTGGTGCTTTGTGTAGTTCTTTTACAAACGGACAATACAATTGTGTTTGCTGTAACACACCTTTATTTAACTCTAGCATAAAATTTAAGTCCAATTCTGGCTGGCCTAGTTTTACACAGCCTATTAAGGAAAATGCTATTAAGTACATAAAAGATACAAGTTTTGGTATGATAAGGGTAGAAGTTTTATGTAATACATGTAACGCACATTTAGGACATATTTTTCCAGACGGACCAGAACCTACTGGCCTACGCTATTGTATAAATTCTGAAGCATTACAATTACAAAAAGAGAAAGAAAAGAATAATGATGAATAGAAAATTAGAAACATTAACTGTTGGTGGAGGATGCTTTTGGTGTACAGAAGCAGTTTTTAATGAGGTTAAAGGTGTAGAAAAGGTAGTTTCTGGTTACACGGGTGGTATTGCACCTGGCAGACCAACATACAGAGAAATATGCTCTGGTTTAACTGGTCATGCAGAGGTGGTACAAGTTACCTACAATGCCGCAGAAATAGCGTACCAAGATTTACTAGTTATTTTTATGACTACACACAATCCTACTACGCTAAACAGACAAGGTGCA carries:
- the msrB gene encoding peptide-methionine (R)-S-oxide reductase MsrB, which gives rise to MLTWKNVIHFTVKGNLEPDFKVEKSDIEWKQLLTPEQYRITRKKGTEPAHSGALCSSFTNGQYNCVCCNTPLFNSSIKFKSNSGWPSFTQPIKENAIKYIKDTSFGMIRVEVLCNTCNAHLGHIFPDGPEPTGLRYCINSEALQLQKEKEKNNDE
- a CDS encoding NAD(P)/FAD-dependent oxidoreductase produces the protein MVRNIQLRTTLKEEPIQGILTKKAAKYLGIPETEITALKIDRKSIDARKATIYFNYKVTVYIQEPAPENSNYTFNYKDVSNAKEVHIIGFGPAGMYAALRCIELGYKPIVLERGNNVQNRRRDLKAINQEHIVNQDSNYCFGEGGAGTYSDGKLYTRSLKRGDVRRIFENLVYHGATDQILVDAHPHIGTNKLPKLVQNIRENIIKYGGEVHFNTKVVDFDIKNNTLKAIILENGNEMAVNSVILATGHSARDIYYLLHKKEIALQAKSFAMGVRVEHPQHIIDSIQYHCSGQRDELLPAAAYSLVEQVKGRGVYSFCMCPGGFIVPAATAPGEVVVNGMSPSKRNNLYANSGIVVEINVDEDIPKYNKFGVLKGLEYQKDLEKLAFTAGGRSQVAPAQRLTDFVEGRLSTTLNETSYQPGLKSAPLHSLFPKLIGSRLRGGFKAFGDKMNGYYTSEANIIGVESRTSSPVNIPRTEKLEHPEIKGLFPCGEGGGYAGGIISAAMDGERCAEAAVAKI
- a CDS encoding TonB-dependent receptor, producing MKNFIAILLLLTGIGSIQAHELKGTIVSNNNTPIEGVSVYNQTTGNYTYSNTSGYFKLNNVSLNDVVFFYNLGYATKEITITEKHLNTTVKISLTESAVSLDQVVLVSNVNTLSTFLNVDVKTNPVKSSQEILRKVPGLIIGQHAGGGKAEQIFLRGFDIDHGTDVAISVDGLPVNMVSHAHGQGYADMHFIIPETIDNIDFGKGPYYANVGNFNTAGYVNLKTKKKLDNNLLSVEAGQFNSLRAVSMLKLLDEEQNNMYLASELVLTDGVFDSPQNFNRINLMGRYNYNNYDDQEFTITASHFQSKWDASGQIPQRAVDQGLIGRFGAIDDTEGGKTSRSNLWFNHTKQFNDHESLTSKAFVSKYDFELFSNFTFFLEDPVNGDQIKQKESRSIFGAESVYAHNYHFNKDNSQLKLEAGVGFRYDDVNDVELSHTANRQTTLETYALGDIDEVNMYSFVNATYKKNRWTINPGLRLDYFKNDYIDKLQATYTSLSEDKVFVSPKLNFIYAASPSVQLFLKSGIGFHSNDTRVVTANNGKEILPAAYGNDLGVILKPSSKLVINAALWSLFLEQEFVYVGDAGVVEPSGKTQRYGVDLGFRYNINPNLYLYSDANYAYARSTEEADGEDYIPLAPSLTAAGGVTFKNLGKFSGGLNYRYVKDRPANEDNSIVADGYFVSDFNISYNTKNWTYGVIIENLFDTEWNESQFATETRLFNEDNPIDEIHFTPGTPFFLKAKVSVTF
- a CDS encoding 3D domain-containing protein, whose product is MIRNFFFVLCCITLFSCANKSVEKKENPYVWKTLSVKATAYNSLAYQTSSTPTIAAWGDSLKPGDKYIAVSKDLLKLGLNRNTEVKLEGFSGTYLVKDKMHSKWRNRIDIYMGTDVKKAIEYGVKKINLQYKILKDSLKTP
- the msrA gene encoding peptide-methionine (S)-S-oxide reductase MsrA — encoded protein: MMNRKLETLTVGGGCFWCTEAVFNEVKGVEKVVSGYTGGIAPGRPTYREICSGLTGHAEVVQVTYNAAEIAYQDLLVIFMTTHNPTTLNRQGADAGTQYRSVIYYHNPKQKELAEVVLAEMAPYYTDPIVTELSPIGVFYDAEEEHQRFYQNNKTMGYCTVVIDPKLAKLRQMHADKLKSITA